In Panicum virgatum strain AP13 chromosome 4N, P.virgatum_v5, whole genome shotgun sequence, a single window of DNA contains:
- the LOC120671127 gene encoding ribose-phosphate pyrophosphokinase 2, chloroplastic-like: MAATAAAPGAASYLLLSPRRSRAASPSFRAAAPRFRSPRCVLGSEQLRVVDGVKRTGGVEPRGAVWTPKAPAPEAGLAALPREVRDSRMKIFSGTANRPLSQEIAAYLGVDLGKILIKRFADGEIYVQLQESVRGCDVFLVQPTCSPVNENLMELFIMIDACRRASARSITVVIPYFGYARADRKAQGREAITAKLAANLLTEAGSDRVIVCDIHSTQALGYFDIPVDHIYGQPVILDYLASKTISEDLVVVSPDVGGVVRARAFAKKLFDAPLAIVDKRRQGHNMSEVMHLIGDVKGKVAIMVDDMIDTAGTITSAAALLKQEGAEAVYACCTHAVFSPPAIERLSGGIFEEVIVTNSILLPEDKCFPQLTVLSMANLVAETIWHVHRDGSVSSIFQ, translated from the exons ATGGCGgccaccgcggccgcgccgggggCCGCGTCCTACCTGCTCCTCTCCCCGcgccgcagccgcgccgcctcgccgtcgttccgcgccgccgccccgcgcttcCGCTCGCCG AGGTGCGTGCTCGGGAGCGAGCAGCTGCGCGTGGTGGATGGGGTGAAGCGGACGGGCGGGGTCGAGCCGCGGGGCGCGGTGTGGACGCCGAAGGCGCCCGCGCCGGAGGCCGGGCTCGCGGCGCTGCCAAGGGAGGTGCGGGACTCCCGGATGAAGATCTTCTCCGGCACGGCCAACCGCCCGCTCTCCCAG GAAATTGCTGCTTACCTGGGTGTAGACCTCGGCAAGATCCTCATCAAGCGCTTTGCTGATGGAGAAATTTATGTTCAACTACAAGAGAGCGTGAGAGGATGTGATGTGTTCTTGGTCCAACCAACATGCTCTCCTGTCAACGAAAACCTCATGGAACTCTTCATCATGATTGATGCATGCCGGCGGGCTTCAGCACGGTCTATTACTGTTGTCATTCCATACTTTGGGTATGCCAGAGCAGACAGAAAG GCTCAAGGGCGTGAGGCCATTACTGCCAAACTTGCTGCAAATTTACTTACAGAAGCTGGAAGTGACCGTGTCATTGTGTGTGATATTCATTCTACACAAGCTTTGGGGTACTTTGATATTCCTGTGGATCATATATATGGACAG CCTGTGATTCTGGATTACCTTGCCAGCAAGACAATATCTGAAGATCTTGTGGTTGTTTCTCCTGATGTGGGTGGTGTTGTCAGAGCACGTGCATTCGCCAAAAAATTATTTGATGCTCCTTTAGCTATTGTTGATAAAAGAAGACAGGGTCACAACATGTCAGAG GTCATGCACTTAATTGGTGACGTGAAAGGGAAAGTTGCTATCATGGTTGATGATATGATTGACACAGCAG GGACAATCACAAGTGCTGCAGCTTTGTTAAAACAGGAGGGAGCTGAAGCTGTTTATGCTTGTTGTACGCATGCTGTTTTCAG CCCTCCTGCAATTGAAAGGCTTTCTGGAGGCATCTTTGAGGAAGTCATAGTGACGAACTCAATCCTGTTGCCAGAAGACAAATGTTTCCCTCAGCTGACGGTGCTTTCAATGGCAAACCTTGTAGCAGAAACAATCTGGCATGTCCATCGTGATGGCTCCGTGAGCAGCATCTTCCAATAA